The sequence GGCTCGAACTACTTTTATCGCCTATGTCAGCATTGGCTTTGCTGCTGGGCTTGCTTGGTGTTTCGGCTGTCATGACAACTCCTGATTAATCGCCAACGGAACTGAGGATAAACGTGGTAAAAGTTGTAGTCCTCGTAATACTACACTGAGTATTGCAAATATTCGGTAACCAGACTCATCGCGAGTCTGGTTACCTTGCGCAGCGTGATAACGTCAGTTCGATAGTATTTTCCTGGTGTCCCCACTTGTTTCTCGGTATCACCACCTGAACTCCCGGTGTGATGACTTGGATCTAAACAATCGTTTAGGGTTCGCTTAGGGTTTTCTCGCTGAGCCAGCAGCGATATTGTCGAGAGACTTTTGCTTGTCCTTACTGCCCTGGCTGGAGCCGAAGAAATAGGCGGCCACTTGGGTAGACACCGTAGTAAGGGCACCGAGAATGTAGATGATAATATCTTTCATCCCTTCGGCCTCCAGGCGCGCCGCTCCTCCCTGGATAATCCAAAAATACATGAGAAAGGTCAGCCCGATAATGCTCACCGCCAATAGCGGATGAACGTTTTTGGCCAGCCAGCTGGCGTGCTCGCTCTCTTGCACTCGCGATTGATGTTCCCGTGCGCTGGAGGTATCTGCAAGGTAGGCTTTTTTCTCGTTGAGGCTTAGCGACGCAATTTCCAGTTCATATTGCATAGATGCTTTGCGCAATTCCAGTTCGATAGATTTGCGTTCTTCGTCGCTGGTAAAGTTTTTATCTAAGGCATCGCCGACAGCCTCTACCAGATTACTAGCCCCGGCACTAAACAAGTTTGCTAGGAAATTCGCCATGGTTACATGCCCTCCAGGGTACGTCTTACCCAGCCATAAAAGTACTTTCGACTCTCGCGTCGGGATTCACAGATTGAGATATAGCGACCGATCTTGGCGATTGCGAAGGTTGCCAGAAACGCGCGCTTGTCCTCTGCATTGAGCTTTTCCAGCGTTTTTTCTCCAATAACCCCATCGGCCGTCGCACCGACAGCCAACTGAGCAAGTTTGCTGCTGGTGGCAGGCCCAGCATTGACCGCGAAGTCAAAAATGGAGTCGGCGATATCCTGATCGACGATATCATCGCCGCGTATTTTGTCCCAATATTTAAGCTCATACAGCTCGTGTACCAGCGCCTGTAATTGAAGGTCATCTTCCAGGTTTGCGGGAAACCCACGTTGTTTTTTCAATAGGTCGACGGCAATCCAGCCCTGCCATTTGGAGTTTCGATTACGGGCGATGCCTTTGTAGGTTTCGCCGCCCGGGTCGTCAGGGTCGTGTACATAGCCGCCCTCTGCCTTTAGCGTCGATGTGATAGCGACGGAAAAATCTGCCATGGTGATACCTCCATTGTGTGTTCGCTATGGCTTTAGACCAATACAGTTGTCGACGGGCAAGGCGCAGAGCAGCGTCTGCGTTCGTTTCTGCCTTTAGTGCCTGATAGGCCGCTCGGGTTTGAGTAGCAGAACAGAAATGAACAAGTTACCTATCGGTTTTGTCCACAACATCGAGCGAGGTGTGCTCAATCGTGTGCTTTCGCGTAAACCATTAGGCCAAAAGATGCGCCGAAGTTGTACAGACGTTGACCATTTAAAAGGTGTATTTGTCACATTGGAGTGCCTGATTGGGCCCACGTTTATGGTGTGAACCTGCATTTTGCGTGAATATGCCACTTTTTACTGGGATGGGGTGGCGACGATATAATCCGATTATCCTTAATGCGGATCGTCTATTGCTTGGATCTACGCCAGGTTGGCGGCAGCTTCCACGCTCTGGATGCTGGATTTCTTGAGAGCCTGCCGTGTCTCGCACATTCTAATTTTTACCGGATAATAATATTTCATGGTCAACAGTGAATCGCTTAATCAATTTCTTTCCACAGTCGTCGGCATTGTCTGGGGCTTACCTCTGGTGTTTCTGCTCGTCGGTGGCGGCATCTTTTTCTGCCTGCACTCGCGCTTTTTACCCTATCGCTATCTCACCCGCAGTGTGGCGTTGTTAGGAAGAGGCGCTGATGACCACGACAGCGGCCAGCTTTCCCACTTCCAGGCGCTGAGCACCGCGCTTTCTGGAACGCTCGGTATGGGCAATGTGGCGGGTGTGGCGCTGGCCATTTCCATGGGGGGGCCTGGCGCAATTTTTTGGATGTGGGTAAGCGCTTGCCTGGGTATCGCAACTAAGTTTTATACCTGTACTCTCGCGGTTATGTATCGCGGCAAGGATTCTGAAGGTGATTGGCAAGGTGGGCCCATGTATGTGGTACGCGAAGGGCTGGGCCGGCGCTGGCTGCCGCTCGCCTATTTTTTCGCTTTCGCGGGGCTTCTGGGCACCATGCCCAGTTTCCAGATCAACCAGCTAGTGGCTATTCTGCGGCAAACCGTCGGAGAGTCGATGGGAATGGCTTCGGCAGAAAGTCACTTTGGTTTTGACCTCTCAGTGGGTTTTTTGCTTGCAGGCGTGGTTCTCGCCGTGGCCTGGGGACGATTGCGCCGCCTGGGTAGGGTAACGGGCGTTTTGGTTCCTGCGATGGTGATTGGTTACCTACTACTTACACTGGGAGTGTTGATGACGAATCTGGAAAAAATCCCAGCGGCATTTGCGCTGATTTTCAGTGATGCGTTTTCAGGGCATGCCGCAGCGGGTGGTGCGCTGGGTAGCGTGATAATTATGGGGGTAAGGCGCGCTGCATTTTCCAACGAAGCCGGGATCGGCACCGAAGCGATGGCACATGGTGCTGCAAAAACCGCTGAACCCGTGCGCGAAGGGTTGGTCGCGATGTTGGGCCCGGTTATCGATACACTTCTGGTGTGCACTTGTACGGCGTTAGTCATACTCGTTAGTGGTGTGTGGTCGGCGAGTGAAGCTGACGGGATCGCGCTGACGACGCAGGCTTTTGATTTGCTCTTTCCCGGTGGTGGTAAGTGGATACTGGTCGTGGTGGTCACACTGCTTAGCATGAGTACTGTTTTTACCTTTTGGTACTATGGCAGTAAATGCCTCGGCTTTCTTATTGGAGCGAAATACCAAAAGCATTACATCTGGTTTTATCTGATATTGGTCGTGATCAGTTCCGTGGTATCGCTTAATCTGGTGGTGAACTTAATCGACATTATGTACGCGCTGATGGCAATTCCGACGATGACGTCTGCGTTGCTACTTGCGCCTAAAGTGCGTGCGGCGGCGAAAACCTATTTTGCGCAAAATCCCCACTAGGTATCAGAGGTTCCTTAATGTAGTTGTCGTATTGGTTGGGCTGAACCGAGACCGCTTTTGCGTTTGGCCTCGCTGCTTCCGTGCTTGTTAATTACGCGTTTGTCGTTGTACTTGTCTAAAAACGCCGTTGTCCTACTACGGGTTCGCTACTCCCATCACAGTTGTAAATAATCAACCGCATAATAATGTGTCGAAAGCGCTGAACGAGCGCTGGCAAATAATAATGAATAACGGAGGCAATTATGTTGCGTGTGATACGTTGGTACGTCGCTGTATTGTTGGTGCTAATGGGGCGTTGGGTTTTCGCGGCGGACGCGGAATTTAGTGTTGTTAACCAATGGCAGGGCGGGTTTCAGGGAGAGATTGTTGTCCACAACGATGGGGCAGATGCGATTTCCCAATGGCGGGTATCGTTTTCCGCTAACTTTGAGATTGTTAACCTATGGAACGCGGAGGAAGTAGCTCACAGCGGCAATTTCTGGGAATTCGGTTCTGCCGGTTGGAACGACCAGATTCCTGCGGGTGGTGAGGTCAGCTTTGGCTTCGTTGCCGACGGTGATGCGGCACAGGTTTTTGATTTGCTTGTAACCTTGAATGGGTTGGCCACGCCAACACCTACTGCGACACCGACACCCTCTCCTACACCCTCTCCGACATCAACGCCGTCACCATCATCGACGCCGAGCCCGTCGCCAACCCCTACTGTCGAGCCAACGGTCATACCCAGCACAAGTCCCACGCCCGAACCGACGCCGACACCAGAGGCACACCTCGCCAGCGGCCGGTACGTGATTATTTCGCGCAGTAGCGAGTTAGCTATGGATGTGTCCGATAACAGCACCGAAAACGGAGCCGTCATTCACCAGTGGGACTACGGTTTTCGGACCAACCAGCAGTTTGATCTCACCGACTTAGGTAATGGCTTTTATTCTATCCGTGCGGGAAACAGCGGTAAGTCATTGGACGTGTGGAACCGCTCTCTCGATGACGGCGGTGAAATTCGACAATACAGCTACTATGGCTCAGACAATCAACAGTGGAGTCTTCGAGCTGTTGAAAACGGCTATTTTGAAATTGTTTCGCGATTGAGTGGCAAGGTCTTACAGGTGGCGGATAGCAGCCGTGGTACAGATGTTCTGCAGTTCGCGTCCACCGGTGCTCACAACCAACAATGGCGATTTATTTCTCCCAGCGATATGTACCCGACGGCACCCAGACAATTGGTATGGGCCGAAGATTTTGACTATACGGGTTTGCCGTCGTCCAGTACCTGGGGCTACGAGGAGGGGATGGTACGAAATAACGAAGCACAATATTACACGCGCGCGCGGGCGGAAAACGCCTGGGTAGCCGATGGCGTGTTAACCATAACGGCCAGACGGGAGAATTATCAGGGCGCGCAATATACTTCCGCCAGTATTACTACCTCCGGGAAAGCCGACTGGACCTATGGGCGTTTCGATATGCGCGCGCGCATCGATACCCGCAACGGCTTGTGGCCGGCATTCTGGATGTTGGGTTACGGAAAGTGGCCGGAGAATGGGGAAATAGACATTATGGAATATTATCGCGGAAATTTATTAGCGAACCTGGCCTGGAAAGCAAACAACTCTGATGCCTGGTCGGCGGCTTGGGACTCATCCAGTCGATCGGTCGCGAGCCTGGAGACCATTTACCCCGGATGGGCAAACGATTTTCATATCTGGCGAATGGACTGGGACAGCGATGCCGTTCGGTTGTATGTGGATGGAATACTTTTGAATGAAGCGAATTTAAATAATATACGCAACCCTGACGGCTCGAATCCATTTCGTAATCGAGCAATGTATATGATTTTAAATTTGGCCATCGGTGGCAATAATGGTGGTGACCCGAGTGGTACCGGCTTCCCTGCCTTATACGAAGTGGATTATGTGCGAGTGTATCAGTAGCAGGGCAATATCAGGCCATAACAGGTCAGTGTGCATGCCAGCCGGGTGATTCATCGGCCGGCATGGCTTAGCGTCAATTCCGGTTTATAGCAGACTTTTCAAGTCGCGGATAAAGTTCGTGATCGATTCTGGCTGAGTGTTCCAGGAACACATCAAGCGCACGCCGCCAGCACCAATAAAGGTATAAAACCGCCACCCTTTTGCTGCCAGTCCTTCCCGGGCATGTACGGGAAGGTTAACAAACACGGAGTTTGCCTGCCGTGGAAATAATAACTCCAGCTCGTCAATTTTTTTCAGCTCGGTTTCGAACTGAATCGCACAATTATTCGCGTGCTCTCCGTATTTTAACCAGGCATCGTTTTCGAGAATTCCGAGCCATTGGGCGGAGATAAACCGCATTTTGGAAGCCAACTGACCGGACTGCTTACAGCGATAATCGAACTCGGCCGCATCGTCGCGATTAAAAAAGATAACGGCATCGCCAACGGCTAGCCCATTTTTAGTCCCACCCAGGCAAAGTACGTCTACCCCCACCTCGTGTGTAATTTCCGCGGGGCTGGCTTTCAGTTCCGCGAGGGCATTGGCAAACCTGGCCCCGTCCATATGAATTTTTAAATCAAAATCCTGTGCCGCGCGTTGTACGTTACGCAATTGGTTGAGGTCGTACACGGTGCCAAGTTCGGTCGCTTGAGTAACACTCACAACTTTGGGTTTGGGGTAGTGCACGTCGGACCGCTTATGCACTACCGATGCAATACCCTCGTAACCCAGTCGGCCTTGTTCACCGGTAGCGGTTAGAATCTTCGAGCCGTGAGAAAAAAATTCCGGCGCACCGCACTCATCCGTTTCTATGTGAGCGAACTCGCTACAAATAACACTGTGGTAGGGTTTGCAGTAGGTGGACAACGCGAGGGAGTTTGCCGCGGTGCCATTGAATACAAAAAACACCTCGCAATCGTGCTTGAATATCTCGCGGAATCGTTCACAAACCTCTTCAGTATAAGGGTCTTCCCCATAGGCAGGAACATGGCCACCATTAGCTTTCTCAAGGTATGCCAATGCTTCTGGGCACATACCGGCGTAATTATCACTTGCGAACTGTTGCATGGCGTTACTCCTACCTGAACTGCAATTTAAAACCTGCCATTATGCAGCCAAACATGCGGATCTGGAAAGCTGCCAAAGCGTTGCCCCGCAAATGGGAGCGCGTTGAGTCACAGGGCCTGCTTGAATCCGGGTCGATCGCTAAGTGAAAAACTCAACCGGGCAAGAACCGTTTTGGCATGATTTTCTGCTTTTTTCATCGGACTATGCTTGCTACGAAGTTTAGTCCGTAGTTTGTGAGATAAACGCTATTGCTTTTACCTTATTTCATTTCTAGGCTAATTAATAACCCCTCCTATCACAGGTATGTGACGCCAGAATAATGCTGCACCATCTACTTTATATCTCCACTGCTGCCAAACTCATGCAAATTGATGATTTAACATCGCTGTTAGCTCAGTCACGCGCCAGAAATGAGATTTTAAGTATTTCAGGTATGTTGTTATATAAGGATCAATCCTTTATCCAACTGTTGGAGGGGGATGAGGTCGCGGTGCACACGGTTTTCCAGTCAATCCGGGCGGATAGCAGGCACTACCGTGTGCGTGTGCTGTTCGACGAACGTTGTGAGCGGCGTACATTCAATGGTTGGAGCATGGGTTTTGCGAACTTGGATGACGATGCGAGGGGCACGGAAGGATTTAATCGTTTCTTTCAGGATGCTACAACTATTGATGCGCTTGTGAGTCGTGCGGATAAGGTTGTCGATCTTATGCGCTACTTCAGAGCGAACAGCTAATGACAGACAACTCTCCCGGTAACTCGATGCCGAACCCGGATGAACGGGCGGTACCATCTCAAGCAGATACGCCAGCGTTTTATGTTGTCGGGATCGGCGCGTCTGCAGGCGGTCTGGATGCCTGTAGAAAGCTATTTCGCAGTGCGACCACGTATCGATGTTGCTTCATCTTGTGCCAGCATCTTGCGCCCCAACACGATAGCAAACTCGCAGAGATCATCACCGGAGATACCGAACTGGACGTGCGCCAGATTCAGGATGGGGATCTACTGCACGCCGGGTGTATTTTTGTCGTGCCGCCGAATACGGATGTTGTCGTTACTCATGGCCGGTTTCTACTAAGAGCGCCCGAATCGGGGGCGCAACCTAAGCCCAATATCAATCGCTTCTTTATTTCTTTGGCGGAAAATTTTGGGTCGAGGTCCATTGCTGTCGTACTGTCTGGAACGGGCAATGACGGATCGGCGGGAATCAGCTCGATTCGAGGGGCCGGCGGTGTTGTGCTGGCCCAAGATCCCGGCTTGTCGGACTACGACGGGATGCCGTCGGCTTCTATTTCCACTCACATGGTTGACGTGATTGGAAGCCCCGAAGTGTTGGGCAAGCAAATTAGTCGTATTGTTGAGAGTGATCTTCCAGAGGAACCGAACACGGCCAGGGCATCATCTGAAGCCGATACCTACAATCAAATCCTCAGGTTGATTTCTGATGCCACCACAATCGATTTTACTCAATACAAACGCAGTACAATACGGCGTCGCTTGGAGCGGCGTATGGCAATCAGGGGGCTGGTATCACTTGAGGACTACTTATCTTTTGTCCGAACAAACGTTGGAGAAATTTGGGCGTTTGCGCAGGATGCTTTTATCAATGTAAGTCAGTTTTATCGAGATCCCGCACAATTCGATTTTTTTAAGCATGAACTAATTGCACGTTTGCGAAATCTCGAACCCAGATCCGAATTTCGTATTTGGGTGGCCGGATGCGCGTTTGGTGAAGAGGCATACAGTGTTGCCATGCTTCTCGAGGATCTGAAGCTCGAGCATAATCTGGTATTCGATTACAAAATATTGGCCACCGATATTTCCGAGAAGGCAATCAGCCGTGCGCGGTTGGGAATTTTTCAGCCGGATGTTTTGAGAGACGCGCCTATAGCATGGATGACCAATTACTTTGAAAAGTGCGCTGATGAGTATGAAGTGCGTAAAACCGTAAGAGACCGGATTATATTTTCGGTACACAATGTATTTGCCGATCCACCATTTTCTAAACTGGATGTTATTTGCTGTAGAAATTTGCTTATTTATTTTGATACATACCTCCAAGAGCAGTTGCTACGTTTGTTTCACTATGTTTTGAACCCTGATGTTGGGCTGTTATTCCTCGGTAATGCCGAATCAGTATCCGGAAATGAAAATTTTTTGCCGGTTGGTGGCGCTAGTATCAAGGTGTATCGCCGAACGGGTGGCGTTCAAATGTCGCCGCCAAATGTGCGTAGAAAGAAACGGTATTCCGGCGCTATTGATCTGGAGGAAAAGCAAAAACCCCGTGATATTGAGAACCAAATTCTACAAAAAGTGTGTACCGCATTCGTACCGCCGACGGTTGTGTTGGATAAGCGAAATTCCATTTTGTTTACCTATGGAAAATACTCAGTTTTGCTGAGCGAGAAAACTGGTCTGTTTGATGCCAATTTCTTTGATCTCATTTTACCGGATTTAAAGACAGAATGCCGTGCGTTGGTGTTTCGGGCACGACAGAAGCAGGAAGCGTGCTACGGTGTACACAAAAATATTTCGCTGACAGATGGCGCCAAATATGGTCATTTAGTGGTGCGGCTTTTGGCGGGTGATGAAGGGTTGATTTGTGTATCACTTGTAATGGAGGATACTTATCTCTCGCCGGGAGAAACCAAGCCAGATAGTGTTGATGATCGCCATTTTGCACAAATAGAGATGGAGTTGAGTTCGACTCGCGAAAATCTACAAACGGTTATTGAAGAGCTGGAAGTCGCCAACGAACAGCTCCAGATCTACAACGAAGAGCTTCAGTCTTCTAATGAAGAATTTCAGTGTACGAATGAAGAACTGCAAACCGTTAATGAAGAGCTTCAGTCGACAAACGAAGAGTTAATAACGGTAAATGAGGAATACGCATTAAAAACCGCTGAACAAACACGCCTTTCGAGTGACCTGGCGAATATACAGAATGCACTGGAAATCCCTTTTCTACTAATTAGCAAAGAATACAGAATATTGCGCCTTACTGAGAGCTGTTCGCATATATTCGATACCCAGCATATCCAGGTTGGCGATTTGTTTTTTGCTGTCGATTGGCGGGGCAACGCAGGTCAAATTAAGGCCTTGATTCTGGCTGCCGAGCGTGAGGCCAAATCGCAAATTGCGGAGTTGGAGATTGACGACCGGTCATATCAATGCCAGGTATCGCTCTATATTAATGCGTCTCATGTTTTCGATGGTTATATCGTTATTTTTTACGATATGACAAACCTAACCCGCTCTAAGGAGGCGTTGGCGTTCGAAAAATTTCAAGCACAAAAAACGCTCGAACTGGTCGCCGAAGGCGTGATTCGATTAAATACGCGCGGGACAGTGGAATACATTAATCCAGCGGCGTTAAAAATTCTGGGTAAAAGCCACGACGAAATCGCATTCCAGCCGTTGGCGAGTAAAATATCTCTCTATGATGAAGTCGGTGGAAGTTTTTCTTTGGAGCAGTTTGTACAGCGCTGTTTGCAAAGTAATGAGTCGTTTGTGGTTGAAAACAACCCTCTGCTTATACACACGGATACTGAAACCGCCAATTATATTGAGTTATCGATAGTGCCCCTGCAATTATCTGACGATGTGCGCGGCTGTATTATAACTTTGCGAGATACCAGTGAGCGGCATCGCCAATTAGAACGGCTAAGGTGGCAGAGTACGCATGACTCCTTAACCGGTTTGGTCAATCGCGAGGAAATGGAAAAGCGGCTTGAGCGCGCGATTGCCACGTCGCGGCGTGAGGGTATCGAGTCCTCACTGCTGTATATGGATCTCGACCAGTTTAAGGTTATCAACGATACCTGCGGCCATCTGGCGGGTGATCAGTTGCTGAAACAGTTGGCACAGTTGATTCGCGATATGCTGAGAACACGGGATACTTTCGCACGTCTGGGTGGTGATGAGTTTGCACTATTACTGGATCACTGTCCTATTTTGGAAGCGGAAGCTATTGCTCAAAAACTAAAGCAGAGAGTGTGCGATTATCGCTTTGCTTGGGAAGATAAAGCTTTTCGGGTGGGTGTCAGTATAGGCATTGTGGGAATACATCCGAGTGTCTCACAGCTTTCTCAGGTGCTTAGTGATGCAGATGCAGCCTGCTATGCGGCGAAAGAAGCCGGCCGCAACTGTATTCAGATTCATACCCAGGACAATAAAGTACTGGAGGCTCAGCGCCTTCAAATGCGCAGTATTTCAGATATTAATCAGGCGATTGAAAACGATCATTTTCGCTTGTATTTCCAGCAGACTCACGCCGTAGGCACTGGCGCTATTCAGTCATGGGAAATTTTGATACGTATGTTCAATGCTACAGGCGAATTTCTGCTCCCGTCTTATTTTTTGCCTGCGGCAGAACGTTTTGGTCTGATCAGCCGTATCGATAATTGGGTTGTGGAGTCAGCTCTGCGAAATGTGGCCCAATATTTCGGCCAGGGCAAGGAGCGCGAATTTCCCTTGTTGAGCCTCAATGTTGCTGGTGCGACTATCAGTGATCCTGCGTATTTGGACCTGGTGAGTGAACTTTTTAATCGATACCAGTATCCTGCCAATAAAATTACATTCGAAATTACGGAAACCTCAGTTGTAAGAAATTTGGTTAAAGCGAGTGAATTTATGCATAAAGCGCGTGAGCTCGGTTGCAAGCTCGCATTGGACGATTTTGGTACGGGTTTGAGTTCACTTTCTTATCTTGATGAGCTGCCAATCGACCGCGTAAAGATTGATATGTCGTTCATTAAAAATATTGTGGATAACCCCGTGAATCGCTCTATCGTGAATAGCGTGAAGGAAGTCGCTCACTTGTTAGAGCTCGAAGTTGTTGCTGAAGGTATAGAAACACCGGCGCAGCTAGCGTGTTTGCGAGAGCTGGGAGTCGATGCCTATCAGGGGTTTTTGGCGGGCAAGCCGCTACCCTTTGAGGAATTTGTGTGTCGAAGTATTGATACGATTAACCCGGCGATTAAATAGGTGATCCCATCTATTTAATCGCGCGCCCTTGAAGTACTGGCGTAAATGTGTGAATTTTCTAATACTCGGGCTAGACTGGCTAACGTGCTGTAACGCCGTTAATCGAGAAAAATCTGCCTGTATCAAGGTATTGTTGGGCCGCGCTGGTTAGAATAGGGTTTTGTTGAGCCTAAACTGAGTTTGCTATGCCCACGGCCTTTTCCGACATAAATTTCATCGATATTGACCAGGAGCATATGCTCGGTCGGGTCCACTCTTTCGAAAAGTGCAGCGCGCTGGATGGGCCTGGGCTACGCGTGGTGGTT comes from Teredinibacter turnerae and encodes:
- a CDS encoding glycoside hydrolase family 108 protein, which translates into the protein MADFSVAITSTLKAEGGYVHDPDDPGGETYKGIARNRNSKWQGWIAVDLLKKQRGFPANLEDDLQLQALVHELYELKYWDKIRGDDIVDQDIADSIFDFAVNAGPATSSKLAQLAVGATADGVIGEKTLEKLNAEDKRAFLATFAIAKIGRYISICESRRESRKYFYGWVRRTLEGM
- a CDS encoding alanine/glycine:cation symporter family protein; amino-acid sequence: MVNSESLNQFLSTVVGIVWGLPLVFLLVGGGIFFCLHSRFLPYRYLTRSVALLGRGADDHDSGQLSHFQALSTALSGTLGMGNVAGVALAISMGGPGAIFWMWVSACLGIATKFYTCTLAVMYRGKDSEGDWQGGPMYVVREGLGRRWLPLAYFFAFAGLLGTMPSFQINQLVAILRQTVGESMGMASAESHFGFDLSVGFLLAGVVLAVAWGRLRRLGRVTGVLVPAMVIGYLLLTLGVLMTNLEKIPAAFALIFSDAFSGHAAAGGALGSVIIMGVRRAAFSNEAGIGTEAMAHGAAKTAEPVREGLVAMLGPVIDTLLVCTCTALVILVSGVWSASEADGIALTTQAFDLLFPGGGKWILVVVVTLLSMSTVFTFWYYGSKCLGFLIGAKYQKHYIWFYLILVVISSVVSLNLVVNLIDIMYALMAIPTMTSALLLAPKVRAAAKTYFAQNPH
- a CDS encoding RICIN domain-containing protein, whose product is MLRVIRWYVAVLLVLMGRWVFAADAEFSVVNQWQGGFQGEIVVHNDGADAISQWRVSFSANFEIVNLWNAEEVAHSGNFWEFGSAGWNDQIPAGGEVSFGFVADGDAAQVFDLLVTLNGLATPTPTATPTPSPTPSPTSTPSPSSTPSPSPTPTVEPTVIPSTSPTPEPTPTPEAHLASGRYVIISRSSELAMDVSDNSTENGAVIHQWDYGFRTNQQFDLTDLGNGFYSIRAGNSGKSLDVWNRSLDDGGEIRQYSYYGSDNQQWSLRAVENGYFEIVSRLSGKVLQVADSSRGTDVLQFASTGAHNQQWRFISPSDMYPTAPRQLVWAEDFDYTGLPSSSTWGYEEGMVRNNEAQYYTRARAENAWVADGVLTITARRENYQGAQYTSASITTSGKADWTYGRFDMRARIDTRNGLWPAFWMLGYGKWPENGEIDIMEYYRGNLLANLAWKANNSDAWSAAWDSSSRSVASLETIYPGWANDFHIWRMDWDSDAVRLYVDGILLNEANLNNIRNPDGSNPFRNRAMYMILNLAIGGNNGGDPSGTGFPALYEVDYVRVYQ
- a CDS encoding threonine aldolase family protein encodes the protein MQQFASDNYAGMCPEALAYLEKANGGHVPAYGEDPYTEEVCERFREIFKHDCEVFFVFNGTAANSLALSTYCKPYHSVICSEFAHIETDECGAPEFFSHGSKILTATGEQGRLGYEGIASVVHKRSDVHYPKPKVVSVTQATELGTVYDLNQLRNVQRAAQDFDLKIHMDGARFANALAELKASPAEITHEVGVDVLCLGGTKNGLAVGDAVIFFNRDDAAEFDYRCKQSGQLASKMRFISAQWLGILENDAWLKYGEHANNCAIQFETELKKIDELELLFPRQANSVFVNLPVHAREGLAAKGWRFYTFIGAGGVRLMCSWNTQPESITNFIRDLKSLL
- a CDS encoding BLUF domain-containing protein, with product MLHHLLYISTAAKLMQIDDLTSLLAQSRARNEILSISGMLLYKDQSFIQLLEGDEVAVHTVFQSIRADSRHYRVRVLFDERCERRTFNGWSMGFANLDDDARGTEGFNRFFQDATTIDALVSRADKVVDLMRYFRANS
- a CDS encoding EAL domain-containing protein, yielding MTDNSPGNSMPNPDERAVPSQADTPAFYVVGIGASAGGLDACRKLFRSATTYRCCFILCQHLAPQHDSKLAEIITGDTELDVRQIQDGDLLHAGCIFVVPPNTDVVVTHGRFLLRAPESGAQPKPNINRFFISLAENFGSRSIAVVLSGTGNDGSAGISSIRGAGGVVLAQDPGLSDYDGMPSASISTHMVDVIGSPEVLGKQISRIVESDLPEEPNTARASSEADTYNQILRLISDATTIDFTQYKRSTIRRRLERRMAIRGLVSLEDYLSFVRTNVGEIWAFAQDAFINVSQFYRDPAQFDFFKHELIARLRNLEPRSEFRIWVAGCAFGEEAYSVAMLLEDLKLEHNLVFDYKILATDISEKAISRARLGIFQPDVLRDAPIAWMTNYFEKCADEYEVRKTVRDRIIFSVHNVFADPPFSKLDVICCRNLLIYFDTYLQEQLLRLFHYVLNPDVGLLFLGNAESVSGNENFLPVGGASIKVYRRTGGVQMSPPNVRRKKRYSGAIDLEEKQKPRDIENQILQKVCTAFVPPTVVLDKRNSILFTYGKYSVLLSEKTGLFDANFFDLILPDLKTECRALVFRARQKQEACYGVHKNISLTDGAKYGHLVVRLLAGDEGLICVSLVMEDTYLSPGETKPDSVDDRHFAQIEMELSSTRENLQTVIEELEVANEQLQIYNEELQSSNEEFQCTNEELQTVNEELQSTNEELITVNEEYALKTAEQTRLSSDLANIQNALEIPFLLISKEYRILRLTESCSHIFDTQHIQVGDLFFAVDWRGNAGQIKALILAAEREAKSQIAELEIDDRSYQCQVSLYINASHVFDGYIVIFYDMTNLTRSKEALAFEKFQAQKTLELVAEGVIRLNTRGTVEYINPAALKILGKSHDEIAFQPLASKISLYDEVGGSFSLEQFVQRCLQSNESFVVENNPLLIHTDTETANYIELSIVPLQLSDDVRGCIITLRDTSERHRQLERLRWQSTHDSLTGLVNREEMEKRLERAIATSRREGIESSLLYMDLDQFKVINDTCGHLAGDQLLKQLAQLIRDMLRTRDTFARLGGDEFALLLDHCPILEAEAIAQKLKQRVCDYRFAWEDKAFRVGVSIGIVGIHPSVSQLSQVLSDADAACYAAKEAGRNCIQIHTQDNKVLEAQRLQMRSISDINQAIENDHFRLYFQQTHAVGTGAIQSWEILIRMFNATGEFLLPSYFLPAAERFGLISRIDNWVVESALRNVAQYFGQGKEREFPLLSLNVAGATISDPAYLDLVSELFNRYQYPANKITFEITETSVVRNLVKASEFMHKARELGCKLALDDFGTGLSSLSYLDELPIDRVKIDMSFIKNIVDNPVNRSIVNSVKEVAHLLELEVVAEGIETPAQLACLRELGVDAYQGFLAGKPLPFEEFVCRSIDTINPAIK